A window from Streptomyces sp. NBC_00271 encodes these proteins:
- a CDS encoding LCP family protein, translating into MARSGVRGEGARPRVRQADDLGWDDSLYDENGDPTDGGGASGGRGGDSADADGRGAGRDGRPVDKDGDDASGEPRGQGRHGGGGGRRRGSGDGGHPRRRRRILRWSASVLALLILGTAGAGYLYYQHLSANIKKDDLNLGDEKDRAAKSKANAAGQTPLNILLIGSDARDTKENQSLGGAKETFGGTPLADVQMLLHLSADRSNMSVISMPRDTLLKMPKCTDPDTKKVYPATVGLLMTNTSLGRGGPGCTVATWEKLTKIHIDHFIKIDFSGVVSMADAIGGVPVCVDANIYSKDSQGHGSGLKLKKGTTPVKGTQALAWLRTRYGFEDNTDIGRTKAQHQYMNSMVRQLRENATISNPGKLRSLAETATKALTVDKGLGSPLKLYDLGNELKKVEPKRITMTTMPWQWAVSDSNRVEPKPVEAEQLFRLVREDIALDGKDKKKTATAVKASTDPAAADDQIGVIVQNGTRTAALGPVGGRARTVSQLLVGKGFTKAEADTSTATAEETTVIRYPSADLQGDAQAVAKALGVPLSAVKKSTDVSGVTLVVGADWREGTAYKAKAQDNTTPESADVLNGAKTDACMHVNKDYTWS; encoded by the coding sequence ATGGCGCGAAGCGGTGTGCGTGGGGAGGGGGCTCGACCACGTGTCCGACAGGCCGACGATCTGGGCTGGGACGACAGCCTGTACGACGAGAACGGCGATCCCACCGACGGAGGCGGAGCTTCCGGCGGCAGAGGCGGCGATTCTGCCGACGCCGACGGCCGAGGGGCCGGACGCGACGGGCGTCCGGTCGACAAGGACGGCGACGACGCGTCGGGCGAACCGCGCGGGCAGGGTCGGCACGGCGGTGGCGGCGGGCGTCGGCGCGGCAGCGGCGACGGCGGGCACCCACGGCGCAGACGCCGCATACTGCGCTGGTCGGCGTCGGTCCTGGCGCTTCTGATACTTGGCACGGCGGGCGCCGGTTACCTCTACTACCAGCACCTGAGCGCCAACATCAAGAAGGACGACCTGAACCTCGGCGACGAGAAGGACCGGGCGGCCAAGAGCAAGGCGAACGCGGCCGGGCAGACCCCCCTGAACATCCTTCTGATCGGCTCGGACGCCCGGGACACCAAGGAGAACCAGTCCCTCGGCGGCGCCAAGGAGACCTTCGGCGGTACCCCGCTCGCGGACGTCCAGATGCTGCTGCACCTCTCCGCCGACCGCAGCAACATGTCGGTGATCAGCATGCCGCGCGACACTCTGCTGAAGATGCCCAAGTGCACGGACCCGGACACCAAGAAGGTCTACCCGGCGACCGTCGGGCTGTTGATGACCAACACCTCACTCGGGCGCGGCGGTCCGGGCTGCACGGTGGCCACCTGGGAGAAGCTCACCAAGATCCACATCGACCACTTCATAAAGATCGACTTCTCGGGTGTGGTGTCGATGGCGGACGCGATCGGCGGCGTCCCGGTCTGCGTGGACGCCAACATCTACTCCAAGGACAGCCAGGGCCACGGCTCCGGGCTGAAGCTGAAGAAGGGCACGACCCCCGTCAAGGGCACGCAGGCCCTGGCGTGGCTGCGGACGCGGTACGGCTTCGAGGACAACACGGACATCGGCCGGACCAAGGCCCAGCACCAGTACATGAACTCGATGGTCCGCCAGCTGCGCGAGAACGCCACGATCAGCAACCCCGGCAAGCTGCGCAGCCTCGCGGAGACCGCCACCAAGGCGCTGACCGTCGACAAGGGCCTGGGCAGCCCGCTGAAGCTCTACGACCTCGGCAACGAGCTCAAGAAGGTCGAGCCGAAGCGCATCACGATGACCACGATGCCCTGGCAGTGGGCCGTGTCGGACAGCAACCGCGTGGAGCCCAAGCCGGTCGAGGCCGAGCAGCTGTTCCGTCTCGTCCGTGAGGACATCGCGCTCGACGGCAAGGACAAGAAGAAGACGGCGACCGCGGTGAAGGCCTCCACGGACCCGGCCGCCGCGGACGACCAGATCGGTGTGATCGTGCAGAACGGCACCCGCACGGCCGCGCTGGGCCCGGTCGGCGGACGCGCGCGCACGGTGTCCCAGCTGCTCGTCGGCAAGGGCTTCACCAAGGCCGAGGCGGACACCTCGACGGCCACCGCCGAGGAGACGACGGTGATCCGCTACCCGAGCGCCGATCTGCAGGGCGACGCCCAAGCGGTCGCCAAGGCGCTGGGGGTCCCGCTGAGCGCGGTGAAGAAGTCGACGGACGTCTCGGGCGTCACGCTCGTGGTCGGCGCCGACTGGCGCGAGGGCACGGCGTACAAGGCGAAGGCACAGGACAACACGACGCCGGAGTCCGCGGACGTGCTCAACGGCGCCAAGACCGACGCCTGTATGCACGTCAACAAGGACTACACCTGGTCGTAG
- a CDS encoding glycosyltransferase family 2 protein: MSEKSDVRPPAVSVIMPVLNEERHLRGAVQAILAQEYDGEMEVVIAIGPSSDRTDEIAAELVREDPRVHTVPNPTGRTPAALNAAIKASRHPVVVRVDGHGMLSPNYIATAVRLLEETGAQNVGGVMHAEGENDWEHAVAAAMTSKIGVGNAAFHTGGEAGSAETVYLGVFRREALERQGGYNEEFIRAQDWELNFRIREAGGLIWFSPELRVSYRPRPSVKALAKQYKDYGRWRHVVARYHEGSINLRYLAPPTALFAIAAGVVVGVALTPWGFVIPGGYLAAIAAGSLPAGKGLPLKARLQIPVALATMHMSWGFGFLTSPKALAKKVIASRRPAVLGSTEPAN; encoded by the coding sequence ATGAGCGAGAAGTCTGACGTGCGGCCCCCCGCCGTTTCTGTGATCATGCCCGTCCTCAACGAGGAGCGGCATCTGCGCGGGGCCGTCCAAGCGATCCTGGCGCAGGAGTACGACGGCGAGATGGAGGTGGTGATCGCCATCGGTCCGTCCTCGGACCGTACGGACGAGATCGCCGCCGAACTCGTACGCGAAGACCCGCGCGTCCACACCGTCCCGAACCCCACCGGGCGCACCCCCGCCGCGCTGAACGCGGCGATCAAGGCGTCCCGGCATCCCGTCGTCGTCCGCGTCGACGGGCACGGCATGCTCTCCCCGAACTACATCGCGACCGCCGTGCGCCTCCTGGAGGAGACCGGCGCGCAGAACGTCGGCGGCGTCATGCACGCCGAGGGCGAGAACGACTGGGAGCACGCGGTCGCCGCCGCGATGACCTCGAAGATCGGGGTCGGGAACGCCGCCTTCCACACGGGGGGCGAGGCCGGCTCCGCCGAGACCGTGTACCTCGGTGTCTTCCGGCGCGAGGCCCTGGAGCGCCAGGGCGGCTACAACGAGGAGTTCATCCGCGCCCAGGACTGGGAGCTGAACTTCCGGATCCGGGAGGCGGGCGGCCTCATCTGGTTCTCGCCCGAGCTGCGGGTGTCCTACCGGCCCCGGCCCTCGGTCAAGGCGCTCGCCAAGCAGTACAAGGACTACGGGCGCTGGCGCCATGTCGTCGCCCGCTACCACGAGGGCTCCATCAACCTGCGCTACCTCGCCCCGCCGACCGCCCTGTTCGCGATCGCGGCGGGTGTCGTGGTGGGCGTGGCGCTGACGCCCTGGGGCTTCGTGATCCCCGGCGGCTATCTCGCGGCGATAGCCGCGGGTTCGCTGCCTGCGGGCAAGGGGCTGCCCCTGAAGGCCCGCCTGCAGATCCCCGTCGCCCTCGCGACCATGCACATGTCGTGGGGCTTCGGCTTCCTCACCAGCCCGAAGGCGCTGGCGAAGAAGGTCATCGCCTCCCGCCGCCCGGCGGTACTCGGCTCCACGGAGCCCGCCAACTGA
- a CDS encoding LCP family protein produces the protein MPTPPRSPARPQPRPQSRPQPPRSRRPPERSTVRPPVRRKKPRWAMRVVTTISVVVLASAGIGHAVVTSLGEGIARVDPFKDMKNRPAGGHGMNVLLVGTDGRDKITEEERRKYRLGGAPCHCTDTMMIVHIAADRKRASVVSLPRDSYAEVPAHTDQTTGAEHGPHQLKLNAAYAEGGPQLTVRTVENMTHVKIDHYLEVDFTSFMRTVDVLGGVSICTAGPLKDSYTGLDLTAGTHTLSGGQALQYVRSRHVDGASDIGRMQRQQRFLAALIERATSSGVLLNPMKFRDVTRAVLGSVRADQGFGTDELLDLGRAMRNFSPSSSEFTTVPIGQMAYAVKGIGSTLKWDDNKAGALFQSLRDDKPLAPPHKVAHAKTVRVEVEPKQIQVQVENGTPTDGLGKRMDSALAATGFRTTGHPVNAQDRGARHSVIVYDPRWDRSAKSLAAALPGSELREVKGRGPLLKVIAGADFKEVTRVRVQDPYQGETRVVTGDQVVCT, from the coding sequence TTGCCCACGCCGCCCCGCTCCCCCGCACGCCCGCAGCCCCGCCCCCAGAGCCGCCCGCAGCCGCCCCGCTCCCGGCGGCCTCCGGAGCGGTCCACCGTACGGCCCCCCGTACGGAGGAAAAAGCCGCGCTGGGCCATGCGGGTGGTCACCACGATCTCGGTGGTGGTCCTCGCCTCGGCGGGCATCGGGCACGCGGTGGTCACCAGCCTGGGCGAGGGCATCGCCCGGGTCGACCCCTTCAAGGACATGAAGAACCGCCCCGCGGGGGGCCACGGCATGAACGTGCTGCTGGTCGGCACCGACGGCCGCGACAAGATCACGGAGGAGGAGCGGCGGAAATACCGTCTGGGCGGTGCCCCCTGCCACTGCACCGACACGATGATGATCGTGCACATCGCCGCCGACCGGAAGCGGGCCAGCGTCGTGAGCCTGCCGCGCGACTCGTACGCCGAGGTGCCCGCGCACACCGACCAGACCACCGGCGCCGAGCACGGCCCCCACCAGCTCAAGCTCAACGCGGCGTACGCGGAGGGGGGCCCGCAGCTGACCGTGCGCACCGTCGAGAACATGACCCATGTGAAGATCGACCACTACTTGGAGGTCGATTTCACCAGCTTCATGCGGACGGTGGACGTGCTCGGCGGCGTGAGCATCTGCACCGCAGGGCCCCTCAAGGACTCGTACACCGGACTCGACCTGACCGCCGGCACGCACACGCTGAGCGGCGGGCAGGCACTCCAGTACGTACGGTCCCGGCATGTCGACGGCGCCTCCGACATCGGCCGGATGCAGCGCCAGCAGCGGTTCCTGGCGGCGCTGATCGAGCGGGCCACGTCGTCGGGGGTGCTGTTGAACCCGATGAAGTTCCGTGATGTCACCCGGGCCGTGCTCGGTTCGGTCCGCGCCGACCAGGGGTTCGGCACGGACGAGCTGCTGGACCTCGGCCGGGCGATGCGGAACTTCTCCCCCTCCTCCTCCGAGTTCACGACCGTGCCGATCGGACAGATGGCCTACGCCGTCAAGGGCATCGGCTCCACACTGAAGTGGGACGACAACAAGGCCGGCGCGCTCTTCCAGTCACTGCGCGACGACAAGCCGCTCGCTCCCCCGCACAAGGTCGCGCACGCCAAGACCGTGCGCGTCGAGGTGGAGCCGAAGCAGATCCAGGTCCAGGTGGAGAACGGGACGCCCACGGACGGCCTCGGCAAACGCATGGACAGCGCCCTGGCCGCCACCGGGTTCCGCACGACGGGCCACCCGGTCAACGCCCAGGACCGCGGCGCCCGGCACAGCGTCATCGTCTACGACCCGCGCTGGGACCGCTCCGCGAAGTCCCTCGCCGCCGCGCTCCCGGGCAGCGAGCTGCGCGAGGTCAAAGGGCGGGGACCGCTGCTGAAGGTGATCGCCGGGGCGGACTTCAAGGAGGTCACACGGGTCCGGGTGCAGGATCCCTACCAGGGGGAGACCCGGGTGGTGACGGGAGATCAGGTGGTGTGTACGTAG
- a CDS encoding LCP family protein, with amino-acid sequence MNDWPDGWSDSNRSDRYGRGSAGAQPEGARVMRQVQRGPGTPGPRPSAPPYGGVPQQPTYDDGQGYDNGYDSGYNTGHVYGSPGGPGGPQGPGGQGGRGPRPAPNWRRRIKWIAITLVTLLVVVSVGTYFWADSKLHRDVDLSQVIDRPDTGKGANYLIVGSDSRAGMSAEEKKKLHTGSAEGKRTDSMMILHVGDNGDTLISLPRDSNVTIPTYKGSASGKTFPGTGRQVKLNAAYAEDGPTLLVRTIEYNTGLHIDHYVEIGFAGFANIVDSVGGVEMTLDQGFKDKYSGADFKAGKQTLNGEQALAFVRTRHAFAASDLQRTKNQQKFLSALAHQVATPGTILNPFKLYPTMGSGLDSLTVDKDMSLWDLASMFWAMKGVTGGDGKSMNMPISGSTGGNLVWDKAKVKTLVDELKNDQTVTVSSN; translated from the coding sequence ATGAACGATTGGCCCGACGGGTGGTCCGACAGCAACCGCAGCGACCGTTACGGACGCGGCAGCGCAGGCGCTCAGCCTGAGGGCGCCCGCGTCATGCGGCAGGTTCAGCGTGGCCCGGGAACGCCCGGTCCGCGCCCGTCCGCCCCGCCGTACGGCGGGGTGCCCCAGCAGCCGACGTACGACGACGGCCAGGGGTATGACAACGGGTACGACTCCGGTTACAACACCGGGCACGTCTACGGTTCGCCGGGCGGCCCCGGTGGTCCGCAGGGTCCCGGCGGTCAGGGCGGCCGTGGCCCGCGCCCGGCGCCGAACTGGCGCCGGCGGATCAAGTGGATAGCCATCACGCTGGTCACGCTGCTGGTCGTGGTCTCCGTGGGCACCTACTTCTGGGCCGACTCCAAGCTCCACCGTGACGTGGATCTCTCGCAGGTCATCGACCGGCCCGACACGGGCAAGGGCGCCAACTACCTGATCGTCGGCTCCGACAGCCGCGCCGGCATGTCGGCCGAGGAGAAGAAGAAGCTGCACACCGGGTCCGCCGAGGGCAAGCGCACGGACTCGATGATGATCCTGCACGTCGGGGACAACGGCGACACCCTGATCTCCCTCCCCCGCGACTCGAACGTGACGATCCCGACGTACAAGGGATCCGCGTCCGGCAAGACCTTCCCCGGCACGGGCCGCCAGGTGAAGCTGAACGCGGCGTACGCGGAGGACGGGCCGACGCTGCTGGTCCGCACCATCGAGTACAACACCGGCCTGCACATCGACCACTACGTGGAGATCGGTTTCGCCGGGTTCGCGAACATCGTCGACTCGGTCGGCGGTGTGGAGATGACCCTCGACCAGGGCTTCAAGGACAAGTACTCGGGCGCCGACTTCAAGGCGGGCAAGCAGACACTCAACGGTGAGCAGGCCCTCGCCTTCGTCCGTACCCGCCACGCCTTCGCGGCCTCGGACCTGCAGCGCACCAAGAACCAGCAGAAGTTCCTGTCCGCCCTGGCCCACCAGGTCGCGACCCCCGGGACCATCCTGAACCCCTTCAAGCTCTACCCGACCATGGGCTCCGGCCTCGACAGCCTCACCGTCGACAAGGACATGAGCCTGTGGGACCTCGCCAGCATGTTCTGGGCGATGAAGGGCGTGACGGGCGGCGACGGCAAGTCCATGAACATGCCGATCTCCGGTTCCACGGGCGGCAACCTCGTCTGGGACAAGGCCAAGGTCAAGACGCTGGTGGACGAGCTGAAGAACGACCAGACGGTGACGGTGTCGAGCAACTGA
- a CDS encoding acyl-CoA thioesterase — protein sequence MTDLAPNPESDIPGKPTFASRTTLSHIMTHNDTNLLGTVHGGVIMKLVDDAAGAVAGRHSGGPAVTASMDEMVFLEPVRVGDLVHVKAQVNWTGRTSMEVGVRVLAERWNESTPPQQVGSAYLVFAAVDADGKPRRVPPVLPETERDERRYQEAQIRRTHRLARRRAIMELREKRAAEGLD from the coding sequence ATGACAGACCTGGCGCCCAACCCGGAATCCGACATACCGGGCAAGCCGACCTTCGCGTCCCGGACCACCCTCAGCCACATCATGACCCACAACGACACCAACCTTCTGGGCACGGTGCACGGCGGAGTGATCATGAAGCTCGTGGACGACGCGGCGGGCGCGGTGGCCGGGCGGCACTCCGGCGGGCCCGCCGTCACCGCCTCCATGGACGAGATGGTCTTCCTGGAGCCGGTCCGCGTCGGTGACCTCGTCCATGTGAAGGCCCAGGTGAACTGGACGGGGCGGACGTCCATGGAGGTCGGCGTGCGCGTGCTGGCCGAGCGCTGGAACGAGTCGACGCCGCCCCAGCAGGTCGGTTCGGCCTATCTCGTCTTCGCCGCGGTCGACGCCGACGGCAAGCCGCGGCGCGTGCCGCCCGTCCTCCCGGAGACCGAGCGCGACGAGCGGCGCTACCAGGAGGCCCAGATCCGGCGCACCCACCGGCTGGCACGCCGTCGGGCGATCATGGAACTGCGGGAGAAGCGGGCGGCGGAGGGGCTGGACTAG
- a CDS encoding HAD-IA family hydrolase, with amino-acid sequence MTLSPATPSASDGRPFDAVLCDVDNVIRVYEPAHLYALERAAGLAEGTTMKVAFAPETVLPLVLGRITPNEWSESILRGLTGLVANGTAVELSTALTRSPFHADEAVVALLRRARTHMPLVLVTNTSVQLEEDLESLGLTDLADHVVSSARVGIAKPDRRIYDIAVERAGVPAERCLFVDDTLENVEAAAALGMRTVHYRTPEDLRTALNGL; translated from the coding sequence ATGACCCTCTCCCCCGCCACCCCGTCCGCTTCCGACGGACGCCCCTTCGACGCGGTGCTGTGTGATGTCGACAACGTGATCCGCGTCTACGAACCGGCCCACCTGTACGCGCTGGAGCGCGCCGCCGGGCTGGCCGAGGGCACCACCATGAAGGTGGCCTTCGCACCGGAGACGGTGCTTCCGCTGGTGCTGGGCCGGATCACACCGAACGAGTGGTCGGAGTCGATCCTGCGGGGCCTGACCGGGCTGGTGGCCAACGGGACGGCGGTGGAGCTGAGCACGGCGCTCACACGCTCGCCGTTCCACGCCGACGAGGCGGTGGTGGCGCTGCTGCGCCGGGCCCGTACCCACATGCCCCTGGTCCTCGTCACCAACACCTCGGTCCAGCTGGAGGAGGACCTGGAGTCCCTGGGTCTGACGGACCTCGCCGACCACGTGGTCAGCAGCGCGCGGGTGGGCATCGCCAAGCCCGACCGGCGCATCTACGACATCGCCGTCGAGCGGGCCGGCGTCCCGGCCGAGCGCTGCCTGTTCGTGGACGACACCCTGGAGAACGTGGAGGCCGCCGCCGCACTCGGTATGCGGACCGTCCACTACCGCACGCCGGAGGATCTGCGGACCGCCCTGAACGGCCTGTGA
- a CDS encoding SMI1/KNR4 family protein translates to MNNDQATPEELAALRRAFDVADGGESALGWAAVHAFESAHDIVLPEPYRTFVAEVTDGSYSGPPEYGLVSLAELPGDWGDDGQGRDLTRPFPLTEAWLWEDDPRPAEEIDPVVERVFDHGSVVLGTDGCGMNWHLVVTGPHRGHIWHITGEGAVPFGAEFGFTTSAPGFAGWVGHWAAQKEWFDAE, encoded by the coding sequence ATGAACAACGATCAGGCCACCCCGGAGGAACTCGCGGCGCTGCGGAGGGCGTTCGACGTGGCCGACGGCGGGGAGTCGGCGCTCGGCTGGGCGGCGGTGCACGCCTTCGAGTCGGCGCACGACATCGTGCTGCCCGAGCCGTACCGGACGTTCGTCGCCGAGGTGACCGACGGGTCGTACTCCGGGCCGCCGGAGTACGGGTTGGTGTCCCTGGCCGAGCTGCCCGGGGACTGGGGCGACGACGGGCAGGGGCGCGACCTGACCCGACCGTTCCCGCTCACGGAGGCGTGGCTGTGGGAGGACGACCCGAGGCCGGCCGAGGAGATCGATCCGGTCGTCGAGCGGGTCTTCGACCACGGGTCCGTCGTGCTGGGCACCGACGGGTGCGGAATGAACTGGCATCTCGTCGTCACGGGCCCGCACCGGGGGCACATCTGGCACATCACCGGGGAGGGCGCCGTTCCCTTCGGCGCCGAGTTCGGGTTCACGACCTCCGCACCGGGGTTCGCGGGGTGGGTCGGGCACTGGGCCGCGCAGAAGGAATGGTTCGACGCGGAGTAG